The Phocoena sinus isolate mPhoSin1 chromosome 17, mPhoSin1.pri, whole genome shotgun sequence genome contains a region encoding:
- the MED30 gene encoding mediator of RNA polymerase II transcription subunit 30, whose product MSTPPLAASGMAPGPFAGPQAQQAAREVNTASLCRIGQETVQDIVYRTMEIFQLLRNMQLPNGVTYHTGTYQDRLAKLQDHLRQLSILFRKLRLVYDKCNENCGGMDPIPVEQLIPYVEDDGSKNDDRAGPPRFASEERREIAEVNKKLKQKNQQLKQIMDQLRNLIWDINAMLAMRN is encoded by the exons ATGTCCACCCCTCCGTTGGCTGCGTCAGGGATGGCGCCCGGGCCCTTCGCCGGGCCCCAAGCCCAGCAGGCGGCCCGGGAGGTTAACACCGCATCGCTCTGCCGGATCGGGCAGGAGACGGTTCAGGACATCGTGTACCGCACCATGGAGATCTTCCAGCTCCTGAGAAACAtgcag CTGCCAAATGGTGTCACTTACCATACTGGAACATATCAAGACCGGTTAGCAAAGCTACAGGATCATCTTCGCCAACTCTCTATTCTCTTCAGGAAGCTGCGACTGGTCTATGATAAATGCAATGAAAACTGCGGAGGGATGGATCCCATTCCAGTAGAG CAACTTATTCCATACGTGGAAGACGATGGCTCAAAGAATGATGACCGGGCCGGCCCACCTCGTTTTGCTAGTGAAGAGAGGCGAGAAATTGCTGAAGTCAATAAA AAACTCAAACAGAAGAATCAACAGCTGAAGCAAATTATGGATCAATTACGAAATCTCATCTGGGATATAAATGCCATGTTAGCAATGAGGAACTAA